A stretch of the Sinorhizobium alkalisoli genome encodes the following:
- a CDS encoding trifunctional serine/threonine-protein kinase/ATP-binding protein/sensor histidine kinase, translating into MEVLWEDGERVLCRGRRRGAGGRWNTALIILPAGEHPTPSSLDRLAHEYELKDDLDGAWAAQPLEFVRKGSRTMLVLDDPGGEPLARLLDGPMEVGDFLRIAIGVAATLCKVHRRGLIHKDIKPANILVNGASEEVRLIGFGIASRLSRERQAPEPPETIAGTLAYMAPEQTGRMNRSVDHRSDFYALGVTFYQMLTGVLPFAAADPMEWVHCHLARKPLPPQERRKEVPGAISAIIMKLLAKTAEQRYQTGAGLEHDLRRCLTAWEARGRIHDFPLGEHDTPDRILIPEKLYGREREIKILFAAFDRIVQGGAPELVLVSGYSGIGKSAVVDELHKVLGPRGLFASGKFDLYKRDIPYASLAQALQELIQPLLGKSEAELAPWRKALGEALGPSGHLMVTLVPELELITGPQPPLPELPAQDAQRRFQTVFCRLLGVFARPQHPLALFLDDLQWLDAATLDLLEHLLTRPELRHVLLVGAYRDNEVTAAHPLMRRLAAVRGAGASVQEIVLTPLRLEDIGGLVADALHSTPACAAPLARLVHEKTAGNPFFGIQFLTALAEEGLVAFDHEQGRWSWDLNRIQAKGYTDNVVDLLLGRLRRLPGATQDALQQLACLGNAGESATLGLMRGETEVALNAALSEAERAGLVFRRDGAYQFLHDRVQEAAYALIPEAERAAAHLSIGRRLAAHAPPEAVEEHVFEIVGQLNRGVALIASAEEQERAAELNLIAGRRARASTAYASALTYFTAGLAILPDDSWERRHELTFALELHRAECEFLTGAPREAEAHLAGLANRTASLPELATITQLQVDLFMTLGRSDRAVSVGLDYLRRVGITWSAHPTKEHVRREYARMWRLLGDRPIEALLELPPMADPVASATMNVLTSLVSPALFTDENLRPLVIGRMVTLSLEHGNSDASCYAYATVGNVLGLFFGDYKAGLRFGQLGLDLVQQRGIDRLKARVYLAFGNLAMPSARHFQPGRPIARHAFDAAHQVGDLTYAAFSCNNILTQLLAGGDPLTEVQREAEAGLGFARQARFGLVVDLITAQLRLVRTLRGQTAIFGSFNDARFDEDRFEQHLEEDPRLSVAAWLYWIRKLQARFLAGDHPAAVLAATKAESLLWMSPAIFERAEYHLYSALARAALCDTASVEERALHRDALTAHRRRLREWAENCPENFASRAALVEAEIARLKGRELDAQRLYEQAIRSARDNGLVHHEALAHELAARFYAARGFETNFHAHLRSARHCYRSWGAVGKVQQLDTLYPDMPDDAPVRRQTGTIGASIEHLDLATVIKVSQAISGEIVFEKLLNTLMRTAIEQAGAERGLLIAGGEPRIMAEAMTRGDAVVVQLRDEVPSAITLPESILQHVLRTKESVILGDAAARSSFSADPYIRQHQARSVLCLPLLNQGQLTGVLYLENNLAARVFAPARIAVLKLLASQAAISLENTRLYRDLVEREAKIRRLVEANIIGIIIWDLEGRILEANDAFLHIVGYERDDLVSGRLRWTDLTPPEWLDRPAGGAQDYEPAGSQPPYEKEYIRKDGSRVPVLVGRASFEETRNQGVAFVLDLTERKRAEEALRESEEALREAQGHLAHANRVATMGQLTASIAHEVNQPIAASLTNAQAALRWLGAPAPNLEEGVQALRRIVENANRAGEVIDRIRALVKKAPPRKVQFDLNEAVRHVIALTRSEVLRQGVSLRSEFAKNLRPVEGDRVQLQQVVLNLIMNAIEAMSSVDEGERELLISTETAASGGVTVGVRDSGPGLDPQCMDRLFEAFYTTKSSGMGMGLAICRSIIEAHGGRLWAAGNEPRGAVFQFTLPIEREDAGGAEDTAPMAVLGN; encoded by the coding sequence TTGGAGGTCCTGTGGGAGGATGGCGAACGCGTGCTGTGCCGCGGACGACGTCGGGGTGCCGGCGGGCGGTGGAACACTGCGCTGATCATCCTTCCCGCCGGCGAGCACCCGACACCCTCGAGCCTCGATCGCCTCGCCCACGAATATGAACTGAAGGACGATCTGGACGGTGCATGGGCCGCGCAGCCACTGGAGTTCGTGCGCAAAGGCAGCCGGACGATGCTGGTTCTCGACGACCCCGGCGGCGAGCCGCTCGCCCGGCTGCTCGACGGCCCCATGGAGGTCGGAGACTTCTTACGAATCGCTATCGGCGTCGCCGCGACCCTGTGCAAGGTTCACCGGCGCGGTCTCATCCACAAGGACATCAAGCCGGCCAATATTCTGGTAAACGGCGCGAGTGAAGAGGTGCGGCTGATCGGCTTCGGCATTGCCTCGCGCCTCTCCCGCGAACGTCAGGCACCCGAGCCGCCCGAGACCATCGCAGGGACGCTCGCCTACATGGCACCGGAGCAGACCGGCCGCATGAACCGATCGGTCGACCATCGCAGCGATTTCTACGCGCTCGGCGTCACCTTTTACCAAATGCTCACGGGTGTGTTGCCGTTTGCGGCTGCCGATCCGATGGAATGGGTGCACTGCCACCTCGCCAGGAAGCCGTTGCCGCCCCAAGAGCGGCGGAAGGAGGTGCCCGGCGCCATCTCAGCGATCATCATGAAGCTGCTCGCGAAAACCGCCGAGCAGCGCTACCAGACCGGCGCCGGCCTGGAGCACGACCTGCGGCGCTGCCTCACGGCCTGGGAGGCTCGGGGCCGCATCCATGACTTCCCGCTCGGCGAACACGACACGCCGGACCGAATCCTGATTCCGGAGAAACTGTACGGGCGCGAGCGCGAGATCAAGATCCTGTTCGCCGCCTTCGACCGCATCGTCCAGGGTGGCGCGCCGGAACTAGTGCTGGTGTCCGGCTATTCCGGTATCGGCAAATCCGCCGTCGTCGACGAACTGCATAAGGTGCTCGGGCCGCGCGGGCTGTTCGCCTCGGGCAAATTCGACCTGTACAAGCGCGACATCCCCTATGCGAGCCTGGCGCAGGCGCTGCAGGAGCTGATCCAGCCGCTGCTGGGCAAGAGCGAGGCCGAGCTGGCGCCCTGGCGTAAAGCCCTGGGCGAGGCGCTTGGCCCGAGTGGACATCTCATGGTGACACTCGTCCCTGAGCTCGAACTCATCACAGGCCCACAGCCGCCGCTGCCGGAGCTGCCGGCACAGGACGCGCAGCGCCGCTTCCAAACGGTGTTCTGCCGGCTGCTCGGTGTGTTCGCTCGGCCGCAGCATCCGCTCGCGCTGTTCCTCGATGACCTGCAGTGGCTTGATGCTGCGACGCTCGACCTGCTTGAGCACCTGCTGACCCGGCCCGAGCTGCGCCACGTACTGCTGGTCGGCGCCTACCGGGATAACGAAGTCACGGCAGCGCACCCGCTGATGCGGCGGCTGGCGGCGGTCCGCGGCGCCGGCGCGTCGGTACAGGAGATTGTGCTGACGCCGCTCAGGCTGGAAGATATCGGCGGGCTCGTTGCCGATGCCCTGCATAGCACGCCAGCCTGTGCCGCGCCGCTGGCCCGGCTGGTGCATGAAAAGACCGCTGGCAATCCCTTCTTCGGCATCCAGTTCCTCACTGCACTGGCCGAAGAAGGACTGGTCGCCTTCGATCATGAGCAGGGACGCTGGTCCTGGGACCTGAATCGCATTCAGGCAAAGGGTTACACGGATAATGTCGTGGATCTTTTGTTGGGGAGGTTGCGCCGCCTCCCCGGTGCGACTCAGGACGCCCTGCAGCAGTTGGCCTGCCTGGGCAACGCTGGCGAGAGCGCCACCCTCGGCCTCATGCGGGGCGAGACCGAGGTTGCACTGAACGCAGCACTATCGGAGGCGGAACGAGCCGGCTTGGTATTCCGGAGGGATGGAGCCTATCAATTCCTGCACGACCGCGTCCAAGAGGCGGCCTATGCGCTGATCCCCGAAGCCGAGCGGGCTGCGGCGCACCTTTCCATTGGCCGGCGGCTGGCCGCCCACGCGCCGCCGGAAGCTGTCGAGGAGCATGTCTTCGAGATCGTCGGCCAACTCAACCGCGGCGTCGCACTGATCGCCTCGGCCGAGGAGCAGGAGCGAGCTGCCGAGCTGAATTTGATTGCCGGGCGGCGCGCCAGAGCTTCGACCGCATACGCCTCGGCGCTGACGTATTTCACCGCGGGGCTAGCAATATTGCCGGACGACAGCTGGGAGCGCCGGCACGAGCTGACCTTCGCGCTCGAGCTGCACCGGGCCGAGTGCGAGTTCCTCACGGGAGCGCCGCGGGAAGCGGAGGCGCACCTCGCCGGACTGGCAAACCGCACTGCCAGCCTCCCCGAACTGGCGACCATAACCCAGTTGCAAGTGGACCTCTTCATGACGCTCGGCCGAAGCGACCGCGCCGTCTCGGTGGGCCTCGACTATCTCCGCCGGGTCGGCATCACGTGGTCGGCGCATCCGACGAAAGAACACGTCCGGCGGGAATATGCGCGCATGTGGCGACTGCTCGGGGATCGCCCGATCGAGGCACTGCTCGAACTGCCCCCGATGGCCGATCCGGTCGCATCCGCCACGATGAACGTTCTTACCTCGCTCGTGTCCCCTGCCTTGTTCACCGACGAGAACCTGCGCCCGCTCGTCATCGGGCGCATGGTGACCCTGAGCCTTGAACACGGCAACAGCGACGCATCGTGCTACGCCTACGCCACGGTCGGCAATGTGCTGGGGCTGTTTTTCGGTGACTACAAGGCCGGACTCCGATTCGGCCAGCTCGGTCTTGACCTGGTTCAGCAGCGTGGGATCGATCGCCTGAAGGCCCGCGTCTATCTCGCCTTTGGAAACCTCGCAATGCCGTCGGCACGGCACTTCCAGCCGGGCCGGCCGATCGCACGGCACGCCTTCGATGCGGCGCATCAGGTAGGTGACCTGACCTACGCGGCCTTCAGTTGCAACAACATCCTCACGCAACTCCTCGCCGGCGGTGATCCGCTCACCGAGGTGCAGCGCGAGGCTGAAGCCGGGCTCGGCTTCGCGCGCCAGGCCCGGTTCGGTCTTGTCGTCGACCTCATCACCGCACAGCTCCGCCTTGTTCGAACTCTCCGCGGCCAGACTGCCATCTTCGGCTCTTTCAATGATGCGCGCTTCGATGAGGATCGGTTCGAGCAGCATCTGGAGGAAGATCCGCGCCTGTCGGTCGCCGCATGGTTGTACTGGATCCGCAAGCTGCAGGCCCGCTTCCTCGCTGGCGACCATCCCGCCGCCGTTCTGGCGGCGACCAAAGCAGAAAGCCTCCTGTGGATGTCGCCGGCCATCTTCGAGCGGGCGGAATATCATCTCTATTCTGCGCTGGCGCGGGCCGCGCTCTGCGACACCGCCTCCGTCGAGGAGCGAGCCCTTCACCGGGACGCCCTGACCGCCCACCGCCGCCGACTCCGGGAGTGGGCCGAGAACTGTCCTGAAAACTTCGCAAGTCGCGCCGCGCTGGTGGAAGCCGAGATCGCCCGCCTCAAGGGGCGGGAGCTCGACGCGCAGCGTCTCTACGAGCAGGCGATCCGCTCGGCTCGAGACAACGGCCTTGTCCACCACGAGGCGCTCGCCCACGAACTGGCCGCGCGCTTCTACGCGGCGCGTGGCTTCGAGACGAATTTCCACGCCCATTTGCGAAGCGCGCGACACTGCTACCGAAGTTGGGGGGCTGTTGGCAAAGTGCAGCAACTCGATACTTTATATCCCGATATGCCGGATGACGCGCCGGTGCGCCGCCAGACGGGGACGATCGGGGCGTCGATCGAACATCTCGACCTCGCCACCGTGATCAAGGTGTCGCAAGCCATCTCCGGCGAGATCGTTTTCGAAAAGCTGCTGAACACGCTCATGCGCACTGCCATCGAGCAGGCGGGGGCGGAACGCGGCCTGTTGATCGCGGGCGGTGAGCCACGGATCATGGCGGAGGCCATGACCCGCGGAGACGCGGTCGTCGTGCAGCTCCGCGACGAGGTGCCAAGCGCGATCACGCTACCGGAATCGATCCTGCAACATGTTCTGCGCACAAAGGAGAGCGTGATTCTCGGCGACGCCGCGGCTCGGAGCTCGTTTTCCGCAGATCCATACATCCGTCAGCACCAAGCCCGTTCCGTGCTTTGCCTGCCGTTGCTGAACCAGGGTCAGTTGACGGGCGTGCTCTACCTCGAGAACAACCTTGCGGCTCGTGTCTTCGCGCCGGCCCGCATCGCAGTACTGAAGCTGCTCGCCTCTCAGGCAGCCATCTCGCTCGAGAATACCCGGTTGTACCGCGATCTCGTCGAGCGCGAGGCAAAGATACGGCGTCTCGTCGAAGCCAATATCATCGGAATCATCATCTGGGATCTCGAAGGCCGCATTCTCGAGGCCAATGACGCCTTCCTCCATATCGTGGGCTACGAGCGCGATGATCTCGTCTCGGGTCGCCTCCGCTGGACGGACCTGACGCCGCCGGAATGGCTCGATCGCCCGGCAGGAGGAGCGCAAGATTACGAACCGGCCGGGAGCCAGCCCCCTTACGAGAAGGAATATATCCGCAAGGACGGCAGCCGTGTGCCCGTGCTGGTCGGCCGGGCGTCGTTCGAAGAAACCCGGAACCAAGGGGTCGCCTTCGTGCTCGATCTGACCGAACGCAAGCGCGCCGAAGAGGCGCTGCGGGAGAGCGAGGAAGCCTTGCGCGAGGCTCAGGGGCACTTGGCCCACGCAAACCGCGTCGCCACCATGGGCCAGCTCACAGCCTCCATCGCGCATGAAGTCAACCAGCCGATCGCCGCATCGCTCACGAATGCCCAGGCTGCCTTGCGCTGGCTGGGAGCCCCTGCGCCCAACCTGGAGGAAGGGGTTCAGGCGCTCCGCCGGATCGTCGAGAACGCCAACCGTGCCGGCGAGGTAATCGACAGGATCCGTGCCCTGGTCAAGAAGGCCCCCCCTCGCAAGGTGCAGTTCGACCTCAATGAAGCCGTTCGTCATGTGATTGCCTTGACCCGCAGCGAAGTGCTGCGGCAAGGCGTGTCGCTGCGGAGCGAGTTCGCGAAGAACCTGCGCCCCGTGGAAGGAGATCGCGTCCAGCTGCAACAGGTCGTCTTGAACCTGATCATGAATGCCATCGAGGCGATGAGCAGCGTTGACGAGGGCGAGCGGGAGTTGCTGATCAGCACCGAGACAGCGGCCTCGGGAGGCGTGACCGTCGGCGTGCGCGACTCGGGCCCTGGCCTGGACCCGCAGTGCATGGACCGCCTGTTCGAGGCTTTCTACACGACCAAGTCCAGCGGCATGGGCATGGGCCTGGCAATTTGCCGTTCGATCATCGAGGCTCACGGAGGGCGGCTGTGGGCTGCCGGGAACGAACCTCGTGGGGCAGTGTTTCAGTTCACTCTGCCAATCGAACGGGAGGACGCCGGTGGCGCAGAAGATACCGCCCCAATGGCGGTACTGGGAAACTAG
- a CDS encoding response regulator transcription factor produces MAEAPETVIVIDDDQAIREALGSLLRSVGFDVKLLASVGDFLRSGRPNGPTCLVLDVRLPGQSGLDFQLELSRENIQLPIVFITGHGDIPMSVQAMKGGAVEFLTKPFRDQDLLDAVHLGLARDRVWLENEKALAELRRRFDSLTPREREVMALVVTGRLNKQIAGDLGVSEITVKVHRSQVMHKMRARSLPELARMADKLELAQEKP; encoded by the coding sequence ATGGCCGAGGCACCAGAAACCGTCATCGTCATCGATGATGATCAGGCGATACGCGAGGCGCTTGGCAGCCTGCTGCGGTCCGTTGGCTTCGACGTAAAGCTCCTCGCTTCGGTGGGCGACTTCCTTAGGTCTGGGAGGCCCAACGGACCGACCTGTCTCGTGCTCGATGTCCGGCTGCCGGGGCAAAGCGGTCTCGACTTTCAGCTCGAGTTATCGCGGGAAAACATTCAGCTGCCGATCGTCTTCATCACCGGGCACGGCGACATTCCCATGTCCGTCCAAGCGATGAAAGGGGGCGCGGTCGAGTTCCTGACGAAACCGTTTCGCGATCAGGATCTGCTAGACGCCGTTCACCTCGGCCTCGCACGCGACCGCGTGTGGCTTGAAAATGAAAAGGCATTGGCGGAGTTGCGCAGGCGTTTCGATAGCCTGACCCCGCGGGAGCGCGAGGTGATGGCCTTGGTGGTAACCGGACGGCTCAACAAGCAAATCGCAGGCGATCTGGGTGTGAGCGAGATTACCGTGAAAGTTCACCGCAGCCAAGTCATGCACAAGATGCGTGCCAGGTCCTTGCCTGAACTTGCCCGCATGGCGGACAAGCTGGAGCTCGCGCAGGAAAAGCCGTAA
- a CDS encoding polyhydroxyalkanoate depolymerase, which translates to MNLAFANPAYFWYETAHRMLTPARATTRGMKVIFGNPSNPISRTVYGRTIAAACELFENATQRYGKPTFGFSTTVVDGQQCCVSERVVWERPFGRLIAFDRDLGQPTPKPNAPIGQVIPFDQARHRAKPQPKLMMIAPLSGHFATLLRGTVEAFLPTHQVFITDWTDARMVPLSQGRFDLDDYIDYLIAMCRALGPDLHILAVCQSSVPVIAAIASMEAENDPLTPRSVTLIAGPIDARRSPTAVNRFAEKRSIEWFRKHCIAKVPSDYPGSLRDVYPGFMQLSSFMAMNIDRHLTAHCKMLKHLVNGDGEAAEKHRDFYDEYLAVMDMTAEFYLQTVEQVFLRHDLPKGAMIHRGKRVDLGAIRRCAIMVVEGEKDDITGVGQTRAALELTPNLPRDKKVYHLQKGAGHYGVFNGSRFRAEIAPRITHFILEQQMHAGSERDIDPGGMSERRLDTPVAAATASHGEGQDPAAGFLGS; encoded by the coding sequence ATGAATCTCGCCTTCGCCAACCCCGCCTATTTCTGGTACGAAACGGCTCATCGGATGCTCACCCCGGCACGGGCAACGACGCGGGGAATGAAGGTCATATTCGGGAACCCGAGCAACCCCATCAGCCGCACGGTGTACGGCCGGACCATTGCAGCCGCCTGCGAACTTTTCGAGAACGCGACGCAGCGCTACGGCAAACCGACGTTCGGATTCTCCACCACTGTCGTCGACGGCCAACAGTGCTGTGTGAGCGAACGCGTCGTCTGGGAACGGCCCTTCGGCCGGCTGATCGCATTCGATCGAGATCTCGGGCAGCCAACGCCGAAACCGAATGCTCCGATCGGGCAGGTGATCCCGTTCGACCAGGCGCGGCACCGCGCGAAGCCGCAGCCAAAGCTGATGATGATCGCCCCCCTATCCGGCCATTTCGCCACCCTCCTGCGCGGCACAGTGGAAGCCTTTCTCCCAACCCACCAGGTCTTCATCACAGACTGGACCGACGCACGTATGGTGCCGCTTTCGCAGGGGCGGTTCGATCTCGACGATTACATCGACTACCTCATCGCCATGTGCCGGGCGCTCGGGCCTGATCTCCACATCTTGGCGGTCTGCCAAAGCTCGGTGCCGGTGATCGCCGCCATTGCCTCTATGGAGGCAGAGAACGACCCGCTCACGCCACGCTCCGTGACCCTCATCGCAGGCCCGATCGACGCCCGCCGTTCCCCGACGGCGGTGAACCGTTTCGCTGAGAAGCGCAGCATCGAGTGGTTCAGGAAACATTGCATCGCAAAGGTGCCCTCTGACTATCCGGGATCTCTGCGCGATGTCTATCCGGGCTTCATGCAGCTCTCCAGTTTCATGGCGATGAACATCGACCGGCATCTCACTGCGCATTGCAAGATGCTCAAGCATCTCGTCAATGGCGACGGAGAAGCGGCTGAGAAGCACCGGGACTTTTACGACGAATATCTGGCCGTCATGGACATGACTGCCGAATTCTACCTGCAGACGGTCGAACAGGTCTTCCTCCGCCATGATCTGCCCAAGGGCGCGATGATCCATCGCGGGAAACGGGTGGACCTGGGCGCGATCCGGCGATGCGCGATCATGGTCGTGGAGGGCGAGAAGGATGATATCACCGGCGTCGGCCAGACACGCGCGGCGCTCGAACTCACCCCCAATCTGCCGCGGGACAAAAAGGTCTACCATCTCCAGAAGGGGGCCGGGCATTACGGGGTGTTCAACGGCTCCCGCTTTCGTGCCGAGATCGCGCCCCGTATCACCCATTTCATCCTGGAACAGCAGATGCACGCAGGTTCCGAACGGGACATCGATCCGGGCGGCATGTCCGAGCGACGGCTGGACACGCCGGTCGCAGCGGCCACCGCAAGTCATGGCGAGGGTCAGGACCCTGCTGCAGGTTTCCTTGGATCCTAG
- a CDS encoding response regulator transcription factor: MLTNKPLIAIVDDDESMREATKGLIRSLGFDADVFSSAEDFLRSPHISCTACLVTDIHMPGMSGLDLHRRLISLGENIPTVLITAFPDENVHARELGPGIVGHLTKPFGEQDLLNCIRSALAR; the protein is encoded by the coding sequence GTGCTGACCAACAAGCCTCTGATTGCGATTGTCGACGACGATGAGTCGATGCGGGAGGCTACAAAGGGGCTTATAAGATCGCTGGGTTTTGACGCCGATGTCTTTTCATCCGCAGAAGATTTCTTGAGGTCCCCCCATATCTCCTGCACGGCCTGCCTGGTGACGGACATCCATATGCCCGGAATGAGCGGGCTCGATCTGCACCGCCGACTCATTTCGTTGGGCGAGAATATTCCGACCGTTCTGATCACCGCCTTTCCGGATGAAAACGTGCACGCGCGTGAGTTGGGTCCGGGTATCGTGGGCCATTTAACAAAGCCGTTCGGCGAGCAGGACCTGCTGAACTGCATCCGTTCTGCGCTGGCGCGGTAG
- a CDS encoding helix-turn-helix domain-containing protein, giving the protein MKRPVPTYELYGEEFGERPEFWLHCETIPSRSSLHHWEIGLHRHENFFQILYIAGGSGDATFGGRSEAILPPAIVTVPAGASHGFRFSRDVDGFVFTVLASHLPASGGRSRLGAWLAAPRLTPLGDGEDGRYIADTLKRLAAEWEGRRSHRTVLLDSYLMTVLTLTERLAQAPPNEKGLGETNNERRMELFDALLQQHYLTHQPAAFYARELSLSPTHLNRITRAMTGKSVQEIIAARLLTAARRELVFTRASVQEISFRLGFSDPAYFSRFFVRHNGMTPRAWRIAERLRLGA; this is encoded by the coding sequence ATGAAGCGCCCCGTCCCGACCTATGAGCTCTATGGCGAAGAATTCGGAGAACGGCCGGAATTTTGGCTGCATTGCGAGACGATCCCGTCGCGCAGCAGCCTTCACCATTGGGAGATCGGACTGCACCGACACGAGAACTTCTTTCAGATCCTGTACATCGCCGGCGGCTCCGGCGATGCGACCTTCGGCGGCCGGTCAGAGGCGATCTTGCCGCCGGCGATCGTCACCGTCCCGGCGGGCGCCAGTCACGGCTTTCGTTTCTCTCGCGACGTGGACGGCTTCGTCTTCACGGTTCTCGCATCCCATCTGCCGGCTTCGGGCGGACGAAGCAGGCTGGGTGCATGGCTGGCCGCACCGCGCCTGACGCCGCTCGGTGATGGAGAAGACGGGCGATATATCGCCGACACATTGAAGCGTCTTGCGGCAGAATGGGAGGGGCGGCGCAGCCACCGCACCGTACTCCTCGACAGCTATCTGATGACCGTTTTGACCTTGACGGAGCGGCTTGCACAAGCGCCGCCGAACGAGAAGGGGCTGGGGGAAACCAATAATGAGCGGCGGATGGAGCTCTTCGACGCGCTCCTTCAGCAGCATTATCTCACGCACCAGCCGGCCGCCTTCTATGCGCGAGAACTCAGCCTGTCGCCGACGCATCTCAACCGCATCACCCGAGCGATGACAGGAAAAAGCGTGCAGGAAATCATTGCCGCAAGGCTCCTCACCGCCGCCCGGCGCGAGCTTGTCTTTACCCGCGCAAGCGTGCAGGAAATCAGTTTCCGTCTGGGCTTTTCCGACCCGGCCTATTTCTCGCGCTTCTTCGTCCGCCACAACGGCATGACGCCGCGCGCTTGGCGCATCGCCGAGCGGCTGAGGCTTGGCGCCTGA
- the pobA gene encoding 4-hydroxybenzoate 3-monooxygenase has protein sequence MRTRVAVIGSGPSGLLLGQLLTRAGIDNVVLDRASKDYILGRVRAGVLEEGTVRLMDEAHSGARMHAEGLPHDGFSLAFDGRDHRIDLVGLTGGKRVMIYGQTELTHDLMDHREKAGALSIYEAANVTPCDFEGHAPYVTYEKDGVTHRIDCDFVAGCDGFHGVSRKSVPEKAIRTFEKVYPFGWLGILADVPPVSHELIYANHPRGFALCSMRSTSRSRYYIQCSLDEHIDEWTDQRFWDELRRRLPAHHAERMVTGPSFEKSIAPLRSFVAEPMRFNRLFLVGDAAHIVPPTGAKGLNLAASDVHYLFEALLEHYQDRSNAGLDAYSAKALARIWKAVRFSWWMTTMMHRFPDTSDFDQKIQEAELDYLTHSRAAATALAENYVGLPF, from the coding sequence ATGCGTACACGGGTCGCCGTCATCGGCTCCGGGCCGTCAGGCCTGCTGCTCGGGCAATTGCTCACCCGGGCGGGGATCGACAACGTCGTTCTCGACCGTGCGAGCAAGGACTACATTCTCGGCCGGGTACGGGCCGGCGTGCTCGAGGAGGGCACGGTTCGGCTGATGGACGAGGCGCATTCCGGCGCCCGCATGCATGCGGAAGGCCTGCCGCATGACGGCTTCTCGCTCGCCTTCGATGGCCGCGATCACCGCATCGACCTCGTCGGCCTGACCGGCGGAAAGCGCGTGATGATCTATGGCCAGACCGAACTCACGCACGACCTGATGGACCATCGCGAAAAGGCGGGAGCGTTGTCGATCTACGAGGCGGCGAACGTGACGCCGTGCGACTTCGAAGGACATGCCCCCTACGTCACCTATGAAAAGGACGGCGTCACCCACCGCATCGACTGCGATTTCGTTGCCGGATGCGACGGCTTTCATGGAGTGAGCCGCAAGTCGGTACCGGAGAAGGCGATCCGCACTTTCGAGAAGGTCTACCCCTTTGGCTGGCTCGGCATTCTCGCCGACGTGCCGCCGGTGAGCCACGAACTGATTTACGCCAATCACCCACGCGGCTTCGCACTCTGCTCGATGCGATCGACGAGCCGCAGCCGCTATTACATCCAGTGCTCGCTCGATGAGCACATCGATGAATGGACCGACCAGCGCTTCTGGGACGAATTGCGGCGCCGGCTGCCGGCTCACCATGCCGAGCGCATGGTCACCGGGCCCTCCTTTGAAAAATCGATAGCGCCGCTACGCTCCTTCGTCGCCGAGCCGATGCGGTTCAACCGGCTGTTTCTCGTCGGCGATGCCGCCCATATCGTGCCGCCGACCGGTGCCAAGGGGCTGAACCTTGCAGCGAGCGACGTGCACTACCTGTTCGAGGCCCTGCTCGAGCACTATCAGGACCGCTCCAATGCCGGTCTGGATGCCTATTCGGCGAAAGCCCTGGCGCGCATCTGGAAGGCGGTTCGCTTTTCCTGGTGGATGACGACGATGATGCACCGCTTCCCCGACACCAGCGATTTCGACCAGAAGATCCAGGAAGCCGAGCTCGACTATCTCACCCATTCGCGGGCTGCGGCGACGGCATTGGCGGAAAACTACGTGGGCTTGCCGTTCTGA
- a CDS encoding SDR family NAD(P)-dependent oxidoreductase, whose amino-acid sequence MIEGHVAVVTGAGSGLGAATARHLARLGAKVACIDLIEDAAAAVAADIGGLALGADVSDAAAVEAAFDRILGTLGVPRVTVSCAGIGTAARILPRDGSLTVGQFERTLRVNLVGTYTVMSIAARAMAAAEPLDRDGARGVIVNTASIAYQDGQIGQAAYSASKGGVASMTLPAARELARFGIRVMTIAPGLFETAMSAGLPDDARAEILKAVPFPARMGDANEFARLVQCIVENPMLNGSVIRLDAAVRMPIK is encoded by the coding sequence ATGATCGAAGGGCATGTGGCCGTGGTGACGGGAGCGGGCAGCGGCCTTGGGGCGGCGACCGCGCGGCACCTTGCCAGGCTCGGCGCCAAGGTCGCCTGCATCGATTTGATCGAGGATGCGGCGGCGGCTGTTGCGGCCGATATCGGCGGATTGGCCTTGGGCGCGGACGTGTCCGACGCGGCGGCAGTGGAGGCTGCATTCGATCGCATCTTGGGCACGCTGGGCGTGCCGCGCGTCACCGTCTCCTGCGCCGGCATCGGAACGGCGGCCCGCATTCTGCCGCGGGACGGCAGCCTCACCGTGGGCCAGTTCGAGCGCACGCTCCGGGTCAATCTCGTGGGTACCTACACCGTGATGAGCATTGCTGCGCGGGCAATGGCGGCGGCCGAGCCGCTCGACAGGGATGGAGCAAGGGGTGTCATCGTCAATACCGCCTCGATCGCCTATCAAGACGGACAGATCGGGCAGGCCGCCTATTCCGCCTCAAAGGGCGGAGTGGCGTCGATGACGCTGCCGGCCGCCCGCGAGCTGGCGCGCTTCGGTATCCGGGTCATGACCATCGCTCCGGGACTGTTCGAAACCGCCATGAGCGCGGGTCTGCCCGACGACGCCCGTGCGGAAATCCTCAAGGCGGTGCCGTTTCCTGCAAGGATGGGCGACGCGAACGAATTCGCCCGGCTGGTGCAATGCATCGTCGAAAATCCAATGCTGAACGGCTCGGTGATCCGCCTGGATGCGGCCGTGCGCATGCCCATCAAATAG